The DNA sequence TTAGCGGATCATCATCTCGGTCTTGACAACCCACGTTCTATGAATACAACTTCTCAGCTCCCCGCCTCGACGATTGATCCGAAACTCGTGGCCCGAGTGACCAAAGGCGAGCACCATGCCCTGGGCCAGCTCTACGATCAATCCAGCACCGTCCTATTCACTCTGGCCTTGCGCATCCTCGGCAACCGCGAAGAGGCAGCGGATATCCTCCAAGAAATCTACCTCGACGTGTGGAGAAAGGTCGTCCGCTATGATGTCAGCCGAGGCACCCCCATTGCCTGGCTCATCACTCTGACGCGCAGCCGGGCTCTCGACCGATTGCGGACACGCGGTCCTCGCACGCTCCGCCAGATCGGCCCGTCCAATGATGACACCAGGACGAGCCAAATCGACGACCGGCCTACCGGACTTTTTTTTGATTCACAGACCGACCAAGAACTACGGCATCTGATCAGAGAGGCGTGGGCGAACTTGCCGCAG is a window from the Candidatus Nitrospira nitrificans genome containing:
- a CDS encoding sigma-70 family RNA polymerase sigma factor; the encoded protein is MNTTSQLPASTIDPKLVARVTKGEHHALGQLYDQSSTVLFTLALRILGNREEAADILQEIYLDVWRKVVRYDVSRGTPIAWLITLTRSRALDRLRTRGPRTLRQIGPSNDDTRTSQIDDRPTGLFFDSQTDQELRHLIREAWANLPQRQQQAIEWAYYEGTPDAEIAARLNQPVEEAKSCIALGMSHLRDALHSSWAQDEAV